A region of the Variovorax sp. 54 genome:
CGATGTGCGGCACCGAAGAAACCGTTCGCGCCATCGCCGCCGCCGAAAAGGCCCAGAAGGCCTGGGCCAAGGTTCCCGCCAAGGAACGCTCGGCCATCCTGCGCAAGCTCAACGACCTGATGCTCGCGAACGTGGACGACCTTGCGCTGATCATGACCACCGAGCAGGGCAAGCCCCTGGCCGAAAGCCGCGGCGAGATCGCCTACGCGGCCTCGTTCATCGAGTGGTTCGCCGAAGAAGCGCGCCGCGTGTACGGCGACACCATTCCCGCGCCGCAAGCCGACCGCCGCATCCTCGCGCTGAAGCAGCCCGTGGGCGTCACCGCCGCCATCACGCCCTGGAACTTCCCCACCGCCATGCTCACGCGCAAGGCCGGCCCCGCGCTCGCGGCCGGTTGCGCGATGGTGGTGAAGCCGGCCACGCAGACGCCGTTCTCGGCGCTGGCCTTTGCCGTGCTCGCCGAACGCGCGGGCGTGCCCAAGGGGTTGCTGTCGGTGCTCACCGGCTCGGCCAGCCAGATCGGCGGCGAGATGACGCGCAGCCCCATCGTGCGCAAGCTCACCTTCACCGGCTCAACCGAGGTGGGCCGCACGCTCATGAAGCAGTCGGCCGACACCATCAAGAAGCTGTCGCTCGAACTCGGCGGCAACGCGCCCTTCATCGTGTTCGACGATGCCGATGTCGATGCGGCCGTCGAAGGTGCGATGGTCTCCAAGTACCGCAACACCGGCCAGACCTGCGTGTGCGCCAACCGCTTGTACGTGCAGCGCGGCGTGCTCGAGGCCTTCACGCAGAAGCTCGTGGCCAAGGTCAACGCGCTGAAGGTCGGCAACGGCACCGAGGCCGGCGTGAACCAGGGTCCGCTGATCGACGCCAAGGCGGTCGAGAAGATCGAGGAGCACGTGGCCGATGCCGTCGCCAAGGGCGGCACCGTGCTCGCAGGCGGCAAGCGCCATGCGCTGGGCGGCCTGTTCTACGAGCCGACCGTGATCGGCGGCGCCACGCCCGACATGCTGTTCGCGCGCGAGGAAACCTTCGGCCCGCTGGCGCCGATCTTCGCGTTCGACACCGAGGCCGAAGCCATCGCCGCGGCCAACGACACTGAGTTCGGCCTGGCCGCGTACTTCTACAGCCGCGACATCGGCCGCATCATGCGCGTGGCCGAGGCGCTCGAATCGGGCATCGTGGGCGTGAACACCGGGTTGGTGTCCACGGCCGAAGCGCCGTTCGGCGGCGTCAAGCAATCGGGGCTGGGGCGCGAGGGCTCGAAGTACGGGCTCGACGACTTCCTCGAGATCAAGTACGTCTGCCTTGCGGGGCTGGATACATAGGCTGCGAAAATTCGCAGCCTATGAGAACGTACCAAGGGTCTTGCCACTGCGGTGCATGCCGCTTCGAGGTCGATACCGACCTCGACCATGTCCGCAGTTGCAACTGCTCCGTGTGCCGGCGCCGGGGCGCGCTGATTCACCGAGTGCCCGAATCGGCGCTTCGCATGCTCACTCCGCTGGAAGACCTGACGATCTATCAGTGGCACTCACGCACCGCGCGAGACTACTTTTGCCCCACCTGCGGAATCATGCCGTTCCGAATCCCCAGCGCGCCCACCGCGCAAGAGACAGCCGAAGGCAAGCTGCCGTTCACGGGATGGGCCATCAATGCGCGCTGTCTTGAAGACGTCGATCTGGCCAGCGTGCCGGTCCGGCTCGTGAACGGCGCCGATCTGTCCTGAGCGCCAAGGGCGGTGGCGTTCAACTCACCAGCCAGTGCACGCTGAACAGCCGCTCGGGATCGGTCCATACCGCCCCGACGCGGAAGCCCGCGCGCACCGCGAGCCCCTGCAGGCCTTCGACGGTGAACTTGTGCGAGTACTCGGTGTGGATGGTCTCGCCTTCCTCGAACGAGAAGCGCTCCCCGCGCATCTGCACGCTCTGCGCGCGCCGGCTCACGAGGTGCATCTCGATGCGGCGCATCGGCGCGTTGTAGAAGGCCGCGTGCGAGAAGCCGTCGAGGTCGAAGTCGGCCGACAGCTCCGCGTTCGCGCGCCGCAGCAGGTTGAGGTTGAACGCCGCCGTCACGCCCTGCGCATCGTTGTAGGCCGCGTGCAGCCGGTCGGGGTCTTTCACCAGGTCGACGCCGATCAGCAGGCCGCCGCCGCGCAGCATGCGCGCCGCGAGCTGCAGGAACGCCAGCGCCTCGTCGGGCTCGAAGTTGCCGATGGTCGAGCCCGGAAAGAAGCCCACGCGACGGCCCGCCCCGGCCATCGGCGCGGGCAGCACGAGCGGCATGGTGTAGTCGGCCGCGATGGGCTGTACGGCCAGCGCCGGGTAGTCGGCCTTGAGGCGCGCCGCCGCAGCTTCGAGGTGCTCGCCCGAGATGTCGATCGGCAGGTAGCGCTTGGGTGAGTCGAGCGCGTCGAGCAGCAGCCGCACCTTGGTGAGCGAGCCGGCGCCGAACTCGACGATCTCGGCGTTCGGCCCGACCTGCGCGGCGATCTCGCCGGCGCAGGCGCCGAGAATGCCCAGCTCGGTGCGCGTGGGGTAGTACTCGGGCAGCTCGCAGATGCGGTCGAACAGCTGCGAGCCGGCCACGTCATAGAAGAACTTGGGCGAAATGTGGCGCGGCGTGCGCGCCAGGCCCGCCTGCATGGCGCGGCCGAACTCGGACCACGGGGCGGTGTCGGGCGGGGTCGCTTCTTCCTCGCGTTGCAGATGGCTGGCGAGGGCGAACGAAGAAGAGGTGGTCGGGTTGCGCATGGTGCTCGGCTCCATCGAGGTCGGTCAAAGGTCTTTCGCGAGCCGCAGCCCCGAGAACTGCCAGCGTGCCGCCGGCGGAAAGAAATTGCGGTAGCTCGGCCGCGTATGGCCGGCCGGCGTGGCCACGCTGCCGCCGCGCAGCACCAGCTGCCCCACCATGAACTTGCCGTTGTATTCGGCCGCGATGCCGGGCAGCGGACGAAAGCCGGGGTACGGGTCGTACGACGAACGCGTCCATTGCCAGACGTGGCCGCTCATCTGCGCGATGCCGGGCGCGTCGAAGGCGGCTTCCCATTCGAACTCGGTCGGCAGCCGCGCGCCGGCCCATTCGGCGTAGGCGGCGGCTTCGTAGAAGCTCAGCTGTGCCACAGGCGCATCGGCCTCCATCGGCCGCACGCCGTGCAGGCCGAACACCTGCCAGCCGGCGGGCGCCGCATGGCCGCCGCCTGCGCCTAGGGTGGCGATGCGCGGGTCGTCGGCTTCGAGCCAGTAGGCCGGATGGCGCCAGCCCTGGGCCTGCACCGTGGCCCAGCCGTCGGAGAGCCACAGCTCGGGCCGCCGGTAGCCGCCGTCGGCAATGAACTGCGCGTAGTCGCCGCAGTTCACCAGCCGGTCGGCGATGGCGTAGGGGCGCAGCAAGGCGGCGTGGCGCGGCGTCTCGTTGTCGAAGCAGAAGCCGTCGCCCGTATGACCGACCTCGACCGTGCCGCCCGGCTGCGCCAGCCAGCGCACCTCGGCCGGCACGGCGGCCAGCCGCAGCGCGGGGCCGCTTGCGGGCTTGCAGGCCGGCAGCAGCGGGTTGCACGACAGCGCATGCAGGATGTCGGTGAGCAGCAGCTCCTGGTGCTGCTGCTCGTGGTTCAGGCCGAGCGCAATGATGGGCTCGATGGCCGCCCAGTCGAGCGCCTGCGGCGCCGCGAGCAGCGCGAGCACCGCTTCGTCGACGTGGCGGCGGTAGGCGTGCACTTCATCCAGCGACGGCCGCGTGAGCAAGCCGCGCTGCGGCCGCGGGTGGCGCGGCCCGAGCGCCTCGTAGTAGGAGTTGAAAAGGTAATGAAAGCGCGCATCGAACGGCCGGTAGTCCGCCGCATGCGGCTGCAGCAGCACCGTCTCGAAGAACCACGTCGTGTGCGCCAGGTGCCACTTGGTCGGGCTGGCGTCGGGCATCGACTGGATGCACTGGTCCTCGGCGGACAGCGGCGCGGCGAGCGCCAGGCTGGCGGCGCGCACCGTGCGGAATCGCTCGCGCAAGGCGTTCGCCACGGGGGCGATCGGCCGGGAAAACGTCATGGTGTCTCCAGTTCGAAGGTGTGAATGAATCCGCCGTGTCCGAGCAGCCCGCGCAGGCGTGTGCCATCAAGGCGCAAAGCGCAGTCGCAGCTTGGGCTGCGGCGAGCATTTGCAACGCCGAGGGCGCGCGTCTGCGTGGGATGAGCGGGCATGGCGGGTTCGTTCATACCTTCTCAGATCAGCCAGAAGTTTTAGCCCATCCTGATGACAGGGCCTCGTAGGACAAGACGCCGCCGCCGCGCCGCCGCAGGAGCCCGTCCTGCGCGCAAGCGGCCCCGGAACGCCTCGGGCCGCTGCGTATGATTCGGACGATGCAAACCCCCTCTCCTTCGGCCAGGCCCCACGTTGTCATCATCGGCTGCGGTTTCGGCGGACTCGAGGCAGCGCGCAAGCTGCAGCGGGCCGACGTCGATGTGACGGTGATCGACAAGACCAACCACCACCTGTTCCAGCCCCTGCTCTACCAGGTGGCGACCGCAGGGCTCGCGGCGCCGTCGATCGCGGCGCCGGTGCGCGCCCTGTTCCGCAAGCAGGCCAACGTGACCACGCTGCTGGCTGAAGTGACGGGCATCGACCCGGCCGCGCACAGCATCCAGCTGGCCGACGGCAGCCACGTGGCCTACGACCACCTGATCGTCGCGGCCGGCGCCACGCACAGCTATTTCGGGCACGACGAGTGGGCGCCCGCCGCGCCGGGCCTGAAGACGCTGGCCGACGCCTTCGAGATCCGCCGCCGCGTGCTGATGTCCTTCGAGACGGCCGAGACCACCACCGACCCCGAGCGCCGCCGCGCGCTGCTCACCTTCGTGGTGATCGGCGCCGGCCCGACCGGCGTCGAGATGGCCGGCACGCTGGCCGAGATCGCCAAGCACACGCTCGCGGGCGAGTTCCGCCGCATCGACCCCGGCAGCGCGCAGGTGCTGCTGGTCGAGGGCGGTCCGCGCGTGCTGCAGGCCATGCCCGAAAGCCTGAGCCAGAAGGCGCTCGAACAACTGGAACGACTCGGCGTCGAGGTGCGGCTGAACGCGCGCGTCACCGCCATCGACAACACCGGCCTCGAAGTGCAGACCGGTGGCGGCCCCGACGGCGCGCCGCTGCAGAGCTACCGCATTCCCAGCAGCTGCGTGGTGTGGGCGGCCGGTGTCGCGGCCTCGCCGCTGGGCCGGCTGCTCGGCAATGCCACGGGCGTCGAGTGCGACCGTGCGGGCCGCATCAAGGTCGAGCCCGACCTGAGCCTGGCGGGCCATCCCGAGATCAGCGTGGTGGGCGACCTGGCCGCCGCCATGAGCCACGCGCCCGGCAAGCCGCCCAAGCCGGTGCCCGGCGTGTCGCCCGGCGCCAAGCAGGCCGGCCGCGCGGCGGCGGCGAACATCCTGCGCCGCCTGGCGGGCCAGCCGACGGTGCCGTTCCGCTACGCCGACTACGGCAACCTGGCCACCATCGGGCGCAACTCGGCGGTGGTCGACCTGGGCACGCCCTTCGGGCCGCTGCGCTTCAGCGGCCGGCCCGCATGGCTGTTCTGGCTGTTCGCGCACGCGTACTTCCTGATCGGCTTTCGCAACCGCGTGGTCGTGATGTGGGACTGGGCCAGCGCCTACTGGAGCTTCCAGCGCAACGCGCGCGTGGTGGCCGACGTGCAGGGCCGCAGCGAGTCGTAAATAGGCACCCTCACGCCGCGCGATGACCTTGCTCTGGTGGGTGGTCTTTCATGCGCTTGATGCGCTGTTCTGGCTCTGGATCCTGCGCTGGGGCGGCGCGGCCTGGCTCGAGGGCACTTTTCTCTCGGGCTTTCTCGTGAACATCTTCGCGCCGCGCTGGGGCGCCGAGGGCCTGCGCATGTTCGCGCTGCTGATGCTGATCGTGTGTGCCATCAGCTTCGTCTGGGGCCTGTTCATGCCTGAGGTGCGGTGCTGGTATTCGGGCCACTGCTGACCCGTTGATTCCGCAAGGCGCCGTCAGGCGCTCATGACAGGGGTTCGAAGCGCACGTCGCCCCACGGCTGCGAACCACCGCCACCATGGCGCGGCTGCTCCCGCCGTTCGCGCCGCCAGTCCCACGGCGGCGTGGGCGCCGTGTCGGCCCACAGGCCCAGGTGTTGCGCGCGCGCCGTGGCCTCGAGCCGGAACAGGTCGCCGCCGCGCTTCTTCACGATGCCGTGGTAGTCGTACACCCAGGCCCAGCCTTCGGCCACCATGCGGCGGCCGGCGTCTTCGCCGTTGCAGCGCACGTCGGCCACGGTGCGGCCGT
Encoded here:
- a CDS encoding thermonuclease family protein; its protein translation is MRLRPVFLLLSLGLSLPLLTHAASSRTCLVVGVSDGDTLTARCGRIGAYEQIKVRIAAIDAPEKAQPYGQRSRQALSRLCYAEKAVITERDTDRYGRTVADVRCNGEDAGRRMVAEGWAWVYDYHGIVKKRGGDLFRLEATARAQHLGLWADTAPTPPWDWRRERREQPRHGGGGSQPWGDVRFEPLS
- the egtB gene encoding ergothioneine biosynthesis protein EgtB is translated as MTFSRPIAPVANALRERFRTVRAASLALAAPLSAEDQCIQSMPDASPTKWHLAHTTWFFETVLLQPHAADYRPFDARFHYLFNSYYEALGPRHPRPQRGLLTRPSLDEVHAYRRHVDEAVLALLAAPQALDWAAIEPIIALGLNHEQQHQELLLTDILHALSCNPLLPACKPASGPALRLAAVPAEVRWLAQPGGTVEVGHTGDGFCFDNETPRHAALLRPYAIADRLVNCGDYAQFIADGGYRRPELWLSDGWATVQAQGWRHPAYWLEADDPRIATLGAGGGHAAPAGWQVFGLHGVRPMEADAPVAQLSFYEAAAYAEWAGARLPTEFEWEAAFDAPGIAQMSGHVWQWTRSSYDPYPGFRPLPGIAAEYNGKFMVGQLVLRGGSVATPAGHTRPSYRNFFPPAARWQFSGLRLAKDL
- the egtD gene encoding L-histidine N(alpha)-methyltransferase: MQAGLARTPRHISPKFFYDVAGSQLFDRICELPEYYPTRTELGILGACAGEIAAQVGPNAEIVEFGAGSLTKVRLLLDALDSPKRYLPIDISGEHLEAAAARLKADYPALAVQPIAADYTMPLVLPAPMAGAGRRVGFFPGSTIGNFEPDEALAFLQLAARMLRGGGLLIGVDLVKDPDRLHAAYNDAQGVTAAFNLNLLRRANAELSADFDLDGFSHAAFYNAPMRRIEMHLVSRRAQSVQMRGERFSFEEGETIHTEYSHKFTVEGLQGLAVRAGFRVGAVWTDPERLFSVHWLVS
- a CDS encoding NAD-dependent succinate-semialdehyde dehydrogenase, which translates into the protein MPLKLQDPTLLREQACIAGAWVNADNGTTVAVTNPATGEHIGTVPMCGTEETVRAIAAAEKAQKAWAKVPAKERSAILRKLNDLMLANVDDLALIMTTEQGKPLAESRGEIAYAASFIEWFAEEARRVYGDTIPAPQADRRILALKQPVGVTAAITPWNFPTAMLTRKAGPALAAGCAMVVKPATQTPFSALAFAVLAERAGVPKGLLSVLTGSASQIGGEMTRSPIVRKLTFTGSTEVGRTLMKQSADTIKKLSLELGGNAPFIVFDDADVDAAVEGAMVSKYRNTGQTCVCANRLYVQRGVLEAFTQKLVAKVNALKVGNGTEAGVNQGPLIDAKAVEKIEEHVADAVAKGGTVLAGGKRHALGGLFYEPTVIGGATPDMLFAREETFGPLAPIFAFDTEAEAIAAANDTEFGLAAYFYSRDIGRIMRVAEALESGIVGVNTGLVSTAEAPFGGVKQSGLGREGSKYGLDDFLEIKYVCLAGLDT
- a CDS encoding NAD(P)/FAD-dependent oxidoreductase, with the protein product MQTPSPSARPHVVIIGCGFGGLEAARKLQRADVDVTVIDKTNHHLFQPLLYQVATAGLAAPSIAAPVRALFRKQANVTTLLAEVTGIDPAAHSIQLADGSHVAYDHLIVAAGATHSYFGHDEWAPAAPGLKTLADAFEIRRRVLMSFETAETTTDPERRRALLTFVVIGAGPTGVEMAGTLAEIAKHTLAGEFRRIDPGSAQVLLVEGGPRVLQAMPESLSQKALEQLERLGVEVRLNARVTAIDNTGLEVQTGGGPDGAPLQSYRIPSSCVVWAAGVAASPLGRLLGNATGVECDRAGRIKVEPDLSLAGHPEISVVGDLAAAMSHAPGKPPKPVPGVSPGAKQAGRAAAANILRRLAGQPTVPFRYADYGNLATIGRNSAVVDLGTPFGPLRFSGRPAWLFWLFAHAYFLIGFRNRVVVMWDWASAYWSFQRNARVVADVQGRSES
- a CDS encoding GFA family protein, whose translation is MRTYQGSCHCGACRFEVDTDLDHVRSCNCSVCRRRGALIHRVPESALRMLTPLEDLTIYQWHSRTARDYFCPTCGIMPFRIPSAPTAQETAEGKLPFTGWAINARCLEDVDLASVPVRLVNGADLS